From a region of the Tachyglossus aculeatus isolate mTacAcu1 unplaced genomic scaffold, mTacAcu1.pri scaffold_1_arrow_ctg1, whole genome shotgun sequence genome:
- the LOC119923444 gene encoding olfactory receptor 14K1-like — MLLLVYRDALTRNLLFIAVAILDCCLHTSMYFFLKHLSLFDFCFISVTAPKSIINSVSNRREVCFEGCVAQVFLEILFIASELSIHTLVHLVYLATLKGNLLMVAVSTLNQCLHTSMCFFLRLLSFSNLCLISVTVPKSILNGLTDRGEISLLGAVLPHDDVLWLLRHHLPPPCSDLIMDRGVIGKMATASCLSAGLIGAMYSAGRFTLNFCESNSWANAFANCLPYLDVITVFRSTGSVAYLKPVSDSPSTLDLLLSMFYSEVPLP, encoded by the exons atgctcctcctggtctaccgAGATGCCCTGACAAGGAATCTTCTCTTCATTGCTGTCGCCATCCTCGACTGctgcctccacacctccatgtacttcttccttaagcACCTGTCCTTATTTGATTTCTGCTTCATTTCTGTCACTGCCCCCAAGTCCATCATCAACTCCGTGTCCAACCGTAGAGAAGTCTGTTTTGAGGGCTGTgtagcccaggtctttttggagATTCTCTTCATtgcttcagagctgtccatccaCACG ctggtccacCTGGTGTACCTGGCaaccctgaaggggaatctcctcatggtCGCCGTCTCCACCCTTAACCAGTGCCTCCATACCTCCATGTgcttctttctcaggctcctgtCCTTCAGTAATCTgtgtctcatctccgtcaccgtccccaaatccatcctcaacggCCTGACCGACCGTggagaaatctccctcctgggcg CTGTCCTTCCTCACGACGATGTGCTATGGCTGCTTCGCCACCATCTGCCACCCCCGTGCTCCgacctcatcatggaccgaggggtcaTTGGGAAGATGGCGACTGCCTCCTGCCTCAGCGCGGGGCTCATTGGGGCGATGTACTCAGCCGGGAGGTTCACATTAAACTTCTgcgagtccaac AGTTGGGCCAACGCCTTCGCCAACTGTCTGCCCTACCTTGACGTCATTACTGTTTTTCGCTCGACTGGATCTGTTGCCTATCTCAAGCCCgtttcagactccccctcgacgctggacctgctctTGTCCATGTTCTACTCTGAGGTGCCCCTGCCatga